From Salarias fasciatus chromosome 12, fSalaFa1.1, whole genome shotgun sequence, the proteins below share one genomic window:
- the LOC115398268 gene encoding disabled homolog 2-interacting protein-like: MTPSGSNLPPLVQTVRVQTVRVQTIRVQTVRVQTVRVQTIRVQTVTVQTIVVQTVRVQTTMVQTVRVQTIRVQTIRVQTVTVQTVRVQTTMVQTVRVQTVRVQTVRVQTVRVQTIMVQTVRVQTVMVQTVMVQTVRVQTLLLFLTQDARCVMRRVRGGSQDPLLSAGCVSSLELRMDQSVIIKPVHSSLLGQDYCFEVTTSTGTKCFSCRSAAERDKWMENLRRAVHPNKDNSRRLENVLTAWVIEAKDLPAKKRYFCELCLDDCLYARTSCKLRTDNVFWGERFDFGGLPPVAAVTLHLYKDTDRKRKKDKSSYVGLVNIPVATVTGRQLVEKWYSVSTPSSSRGKSAVPTVRVKARYQSMVILPMEQYKEFAEFISSNYLLLCSTLEASISLRAKEELAAALVHILHSTGKAKDFLTDLMMSEVDRCRDNDQLIFRENTLATKSIEEYLKLIGQKYLQDALGEFIKALYESDENCEVDPSRCATSDLAEHQANLRMCCELAFCKILDSYRVFPRELKEVFASWRQECGNRGRPDISERLVSASLFLRFLCPAVMSPSLFDLTQEYPDERTARTLTLIAKVIQTLANFSKFGTKEEYMLFMNDFVERQWSSMQRLLLEISNPEGLGQTAGFDGYIDLGRELSSLHTLLTELDQSCLSKLSPLPRILRDVSAALANPGGVSGVGGVSGVGGVSVSSPEPQRVVSPPPLSPPPLSPPLSPPLAACNPSIGLQGGVGLDGGMVDFTRLPSPTPENKDLFFVTKGSSLQPASGPRGSPAPSSSYSEPNENEAAFEMTNGGRREGAELTEESRSLSLVDLRDSAPGDGLDESQWQRRPGLLPLSFQNPVYHMSATSPRPPQQPADATPPDGSGSHGAADERGVTAAKPAFLTQMSVGLGGAERGERLSAMSSSSSGEEYSRRALPLSETLAGGSAPPRQNSSGPQRRIDQPPPPAPPRGRTPPGVGGSAYPPRPASGSMMSSSPDWPSSGQSRLRQTSSSSKGDSPEKQRPVTKAPSPCALDRTAAWLLNMNSTSSYGETEDDRHDDALVDKYQQEIALLQEKLRVAALRQEECEARLMVQDQQNQRMLQEYQARLEDTESRLRRLQDDKDLQMNSIISRLMAVEEELKKDHSDMQAVVDSKQKIIEAQEKRISSLDAANTRLMAALSQLKERYAATSQRNGLSPSNTSSLQITENGEFRNSGNC, translated from the exons atgactccATCAGGCTCCAACCTCCCACCTCTGGTCCAGACCGTCAGGGTCCAGACCGTCAGGGTCCAGACCATCAGGGTCCAGACCGTCAGGGTCCAGACCGTCAGGGTCCAGACCATCAGGGTCCAGACCGTTACGGTCCAGACCATCGTGGTCCAGACCGTCAGGGTCCAGACCACCATGGTCCAGACCGTCAGGGTCCAGACCATCAGGGTCCAGACCATCAGGGTCCAGACCGTTACGGTCCAGACCGTCAGGGTCCAGACCACCATGGTCCAGACCGTCAGGGTCCAGACCGTCAGGGTCCAGACCGTCAGGGTCCAGACCGTCAGGGTCCAGACCATCATGGTCCAGACCGTCAGGGTCCAGACTGTCATGGTCCAGACCGTCATGGTCCAGACCGTCAGGGTCCAGACC ctcctcctcttcctcacacagGATGCTCG gtgtgtGATGCGCCGGGTGCGCGGTGGCAGTCAGGACCCGTTGCTAAGCGCCGGCTGTGTGTCGTCTCTGGAGCTCAGGATGGACCAATCAGTGATCATCAAACCCGTCCACTCGTCCCTGCTGGGCCAGGACTACTGCTtcgag GTAACGACCTCGACGGGAACCAAGTGCTTCTCGTGCCGCTCGGCGGCGGAGCGGGACAAATGGATGGAGAACCTGCGGCGGGCCGTCCACCCCAACAAGGACAACAGCCGGCGGCTGGAGAACGTCCTGACGGCGTGGGTGATTGAGGCCAAGGACCTGCCCGCCAAGAAACG GTACTTCTGCGAGCTGTGCCTGGACGACTGTCTCTACGCCCGGACGTCCTGCAAGCTGAGGACGGACAACGTCTTCTGGGGCGAGCGCTTCGACTTCGGCGGCCTGCCGCCCGTCGCCGCGGTAACGCTGCACCTCTACAAAGACACCGACCGCAAGCGCAAGAAGGACAAGAGCAGCTACGTGGGACTGGTCAACATCCCCGTCGCCACGGTGACCGGgaggcagctggtggagaagtGGTACAGCGTGAGCACGCCCAGCAGCAGCCGAG GGAAGTCGGCGGTCCCGACGGTGCGGGTCAAGGCGCGGTACCAGAGCATGGTCATCCTGCCCATGGAGCAGTACAAGGAGTTCGCCGAGTTCATCAGCTCCAactacctgctgctctgctccaccctggaggcctccatcagcctccgcGCCAAGGAGGAGCTGGCCGCCGCGCTGGTGCACATCCTGCACAGCACCGGCAAGGCCAAG GACTTCCTCACGGACCTGATGATGTCAGAGGTGGATCGTTGCCGTGACAACGATCAGCTGATCTTCAGAGAAAACACGCTGGCCACAAAAAGTATCGAGGAATACTTGAAACTGATCGGACAGAAGTACCTTCAGGACGCCctag gtgagTTCATCAAGGCTCTGTACGAGTCTGATGAGAACTGTGAGGTCGACCCGTCCCGCTgtgcgacctctgacctcgccGAGCATCAGGCCAACCTGAGGATGTGCTGCGAACTGGCCTTCTGCAAGATCCTGGACTCctacag GGTTTTCCCTCGCGAGCTGAAGGAGGTGTTTGCGTCGTGGCGTCAGGAGTGCGGTAACCGTGGGCGACCGGACATCAGCGAGCGTCTGGTCTCCGCCTCCTTGTTCCTGCGCTTCCTGTGTCCGGCGGTGATGTCCCCGTCCCTGTTCGACCTCACCCAGGAGTACCCGGACGAGCGCACGGCGCGAACTCTGACCCTGATCGCCAAGGTCATCCAGACCCTGGCCAACTTCAGCAA GTTCGGGACGAAGGAGGAGTACATGCTGTTCATGAACGACTTTGTGGAGCGGCAGTGGAGCAGCatgcagcgcctcctgctggagatCTCCAACCCCGAAGGCCTCGGCCAGACGGCCGGCTTCGACGGCTACATCGACCTGGGGAGGGAGCTGTCCAGCCTGCACACGCTGCTGACCGAGCTGGACCAG tcATGTCTCTCTAAGCTCAGCCCTCTTCCTCGGATCCTCAGAGACGTGTCGGCGGCTCTTGCTAACCCGGGGGGCGTGTCTGGCGTTGGGGGCGTGTCTGGCGTTGGGGGCGTGTCGGTGTCTTCTCCAGAGCCTCAGCGAGTTGTGTCCCCGCCCCCTCTGTCCCCGCCCCCTCTGTCCCcgcctctgtctcctcctctggcagCCTGTAATCCCTCCATCGGCCTGCAGGGCGGCGTGGGACTGGATGGAGG GATGGTGGACTTCACCCGGCTCCCGTCTCCGACTCCAGAGAACAAAGACCTGTTCTTCGTGACTAAAGGCTCCAGCCTGCAGCCGGCGTCAg GCCCGCGGGGCTCCCCGGCCCCGAGCTCCTCCTACTCCGAGCCCAACGAGAACGAGGCGGCGTTCGAAATGACCAACGgcgggcggagggagggggcggagcttacCGAGGAAAGCCGCAGCCTGTCCCTGGTGGACCTGCGGGACTCCGCCCCCGGCGACGGCCTGGACGAGAGCCAATGGCAGCGCAGGCCGgggctcctccccctgtccttCCAGAACCCGGTGTACCACATGAGCGCCACGTCGCCGCGGCCGCCACAGCAGCCGGCGGACGCCACGCCCCCCGACGGCTCGGGGTCGCACGGCGCCGCCGACGAGCGGGGCGTCACGGCCGCCAAGCCCGCCTTCCTCACCCAGATGTCggtggggctggggggggcGGAGAGGGGGGAGCGGCTGTCGGCCAtgtcgagcagcagcagcggcgaggAGTACTCCCGCCGGGCGCTGCCGCTCAGCGAGACGCTCGCAG gtggctccgcccccccgcgGCAGAACTCCTCGGGTCCCCAGAGGCGCATCGACCAGCCCcccccgccggcgccgccgcgggGCCGCACGCCGCCCGGCGTCGGAGGCTCCGCCTACCCGCCGCGCCCCGCCTCCGGCAGCATGATGTCCTCCAGCCCCGACTGGCCCAGCAGCGGACAGTCGCGGCTCAGACAGACGTCCTCGTCCTCCAAAGGAGACAGCCCCGAGAAGCAGCGGCCCGTCACCAAG gCCCCGTCCCCCTGTGCTCTGGACCGGACCGCTGCTTGGCTCCTGAACATGAACTCCACCTCGTCctacggagagacggaggacgATCGCCATGACGACGCGCTGGTGGACAAG taccAGCAGGAGATCGCCTTGCTGCAGGAGAAGCTCCGAGTCGCTGCTCTTCGTCAGGAGGAGTGTGAAGCTCGCCTGAtggtccaggaccagcagaaccagcgcATGCTGCAGGAGTACCAG GCCCGTCTTGAAGACACGGAGAGCCGCctgaggaggctgcaggacgACAAGGACCTTCAGATGAACAGCATCATCAGCAG GTTGATGGCTGTAGAAGAAGAACTGAAGAAGGACCATTCAGACATGCAGGCTGTGGTCGACTCCAAGCAGAAGATCATCGAGGCCCAG GAGAAGCGGATCTCCAGTCTGGACGCGGCGAACACTCGCCTGATGGCGGCGCTGTCCCAGCTGAAGGAGCGCTACGCCGCCACGTCCCAGAGGAACGGCCTGTCCCCCAGCAACACCTCGTCCCTGCAGATCACCGAGAACGGAGAGTTCCGCAACTCCGGCAACTGCTGA